A section of the Malania oleifera isolate guangnan ecotype guangnan chromosome 2, ASM2987363v1, whole genome shotgun sequence genome encodes:
- the LOC131149301 gene encoding E3 ubiquitin-protein ligase SINAT2-like: MAPGGSICNEVGSFSFTDTDIGTTNVELRSSPFRKSPGSFSGKLGMSSTNGVYELLECPVCMDLMCPPIHQCPNGHTLCSNCKARVHNCCPTCRYELGNIRCLVLEKVVESLELPCRYHVLGCSDIFPYHNKLRHEQSCRFRPYNCPYAGAECPVAGGIQFLVAHLKDDHKVDMHDGCTFNHRYVKSNPQEVENATWMLTIFNCFGRQFCLHFEAFHLGMAPVYMAFLRFMGDDDEAKNFSYSLEVGGNGRKLIWQGVPRSIRDSHRKVRDSLDGLIIQRKLALFFSGGDRQELKLKVSGRIWREQ, encoded by the exons atggcacCTGGAGGCAGCATCTGCAATGAAGTTGGGAGCTTTTCATTTACAGACACTGATATTGGAACTACAAATGTTGAGTTGAGAAGTTCTCCTTTCAGAAAATCTCCTGGCAGTTTTAGTGGGAAGCTTGGAATGTCTTCCACTAATGGTGTTTATGAGCTGCTTGAGTGCCCTGTTTGCATGGATCTAATGTGTCCTCCCATTCACCAG TGTCCAAATGGCCACACTTTGTGTTCAAACTGCAAAGCTAGAGTACACAATTGCTGCCCAACCTGCCGCTATGAACTTGGGAATATAAGGTGTTTGGTCCTGGAGAAAGTTGTGGAATCATTAGAACTCCCATGCAGATACCATGTTTTGGGTTGTAGTGATATATTCCCGTATCACAACAAGCTCAGGCATGAACAGAGTTGCAGGTTTCGACCATACAACTGCCCTTATGCTGGAGCAGAGTGCCCTGTCGCTGGTGGTATTCAGTTCCTTGTTGCACATCTCAAGGATGATCATAAGGTCGACATGCACGATGGGTGTACTTTCAACCATCGCTATGTCAAATCAAATCCCCAAGAAGTCGAGAATGCGACGTGGATGCTCACt ATTTTCAACTGTTTCGGTCGGCAGTTCTGCTTGCACTTTGAGGCTTTCCACCTAGGGATGGCACCAGTTTACATGGCTTTCCTGCGATTCATGGGCGACGACGATGAAGCCAAAAATTTCAGTTACAGTCTGGAAGTTGGTGGAAATGGAAGAAAGCTAATATGGCAAGGAGTCCCGAGGAGCATTCGCGATAGCCACCGTAAGGTACGGGACAGTCTTGATGGATTAATCATCCAGAGGAAGTTGGCGCTCTTCTTTTCAGGCGGGGATAGGCAGGAGCTGAAGCTGAAGGTGTCTGGTCGGATATGGAGGGAGCAGTGA
- the LOC131149300 gene encoding GTP-binding protein BRASSINAZOLE INSENSITIVE PALE GREEN 2, chloroplastic, protein MLARGLSSSKLKHFIPLSLFIESSLSPSPSHLPSSTLDSQTKPYQNPTTAPAIFLSPTIFRPFCSNPNPNPNPNPNPNPNPKPSLPLNRDGNYDETASQTLLVCRGCGVHMQDADPKQPGFFIRPSAKSPNYKKSQIDLRPVADEPEISDSLKRGFLSEPDSTELTVNLIEKPMVCARCHSLRHYGKVKDPTVENLLPDFDFDHTVGRRLASPEGTRAVVLMVVDAADFDGSFPRKVAKLVSATIDENYTAWKEGKSGNVPRVVLVVTKIDLLPASVSPTRFEHWVRRRAREGGANRIASVHLVSAVRDWGLKNLFDDVCALAGKRGNVWAIGAQNAGKSTLINAIGKHVGGKITHLTEAPVPGTTLGIVRVEGFLPGKAKLFDTPGLLHPHQISTRLTREEQKLVQISKDLKPRTYRIKAGHSVHIAGLMRLDVEELSVDTIYITVWASPLLPLHMGRTENAVTMLEDHFGQQLQPPTGEKRVKELGKWEKKEFHVSGTSWDLSSVDIAAAGLGWFAVGLKGQAVLGVWTYDGVDVILRDSLIPHRSNTFEVAGFTVSKIVSKADQALNKMLKKSERKKKQSDPETSLLTVDA, encoded by the exons ATGTTAGCTCGAGGACTCTCTTCCTCAAAGCTTAAGCACTTCATTCCTCTCTCACTCTTTATAGAATCATCCTTAAGCCCTTCACCTTCACATCTTCCTTCTTCAACCCTCGACTCCCAAACAAAACCCTACCAAAACCCCACAACCGCTCCTGCAATCTTCTTGTCTCCCACAATCTTCAGACCCTTCtgttcaaatccaaatccaaatccaaatccaaacccaaacccaaacccaaacccaaaaccctctctgCCCCTCAACAGAGATGGAAACTACGACGAAACCGCTTCTCAAACCCTCCTTGTCTGCCGAGGCTGTGGCGTCCACATGCAAGATGCCGACCCCAAACAGCCGGGCTTCTTCATCAGACCCTCTGCCAAAAGCCCTAATTACAAAAAATCACAAATTGATCTCCGACCCGTCGCCGACGAGCCCGAAATCTCCGATTCCCTcaaaaggggttttctttctgAGCCTGACAGCACCGAGCTTACGGTTAATTTGATCGAAAAGCCCATGGTCTGCGCCCGATGCCACTCGCTGCGGCATTACGGGAAGGTGAAGGATCCGACGGTGGAGAATTTGCTTCCGGACTTTGATTTCGATCACACAGTGGGGCGGAGGCTGGCGTCACCGGAAGGGACGCGGGCAGTAGTTCTGATGGTGGTTGATGCGGCAGATTTTGACGGGTCTTTCCCGAGAAAAGTCGCGAAGCTTGTTTCGGCCACAATTGATGAGAATTATACGGCGTGGAAGGAGGGCAAGTCTGGGAACGTGCCGCGGGTGGTTCTCGTGGTCACAAAGATTGACTTGTTGCCGGCTTCGGTGTCGCCGACGAGGTTTGAGCACTGGGTGCGGCGCAGAGCGAGGGAGGGTGGAGCAAATAGGATTGCAAGCGTTCATCTTGTGAGTGCGGTGAGGGATTGGGGTTTGAAGAATCTGTTTGATGACGTGTGTGCATTGGCGGGAAAGAGAGGGAATGTGTGGGCAATTGGGGCACAGAATGCAGGAAAATCAACATTGATCAATGCAATAGGGAAGCATGTTGGTGGAAAAATTACGCACTTGACGGAAGCTCCAGTGCCCGGGACGACCTTGGGTATTGTGAGGGTTGAGGGGTTTCTTCCAGGTAAGGCTAAATTGTTTGATACTCCTGGGCTTTTGCATCCCCACCAGATTTCGACGAGGTTGACTAGGGAAGAACAGAAGCTTGTTCAAATTAGCAAGGATTTGAAGCCAAGGACGTACAGGATCAAG GCGGGTCATTCAGTTCACATTGCTGGGCTTATGAGGCTAGATGTAGAAGAATTATCAGTTGATACTATTTATATCACTGTATGGGCATCTCCTCTCCTTCCACTACATATGGGGAGAACAGAAAATGCCGTTACTATGCTAGAAGATCATTTTGGTCAGCAGTTACAG CCACCAACTGGGGAGAAACGAGTCAAAGAGCTTGGAAAATGGGAGAAAAAGGAATTCCACGTCTCTGGGACCAGTTGGGATTTGAGTTCTGTGGACATCGCTGCTGCTGGTCTTGGCTGGTTTGCTGTTGGTCTAAAAGGACAGGCAGTCCTAGGTGTTTGGACCTATGATGGTGTGGATGTTATTCTTCGTGATTCTTTGATTCCTCATAGATCTAATACTTTTGAAGTTGCGGGATTTACAGTCTCAAAAATTGTCTCCAAGGCCGACCAAGCTTTAAACAAGATGCTGAAGAAAAGCGAGAGGAAGAAGAAACAGAGTGACCCTGAAACATCATTATTAACTGTTGATGCATGA